The Euphorbia lathyris chromosome 3, ddEupLath1.1, whole genome shotgun sequence genome contains a region encoding:
- the LOC136222135 gene encoding uncharacterized protein isoform X2 has translation MDADLFTLWAEETLIEDNLILNILFLTYYESLCTCNGETWKKLCSLYKGILYGSYNFGKLAVSDEALKSSYHAKVQLLLILMETLNLENLLQLVYDETPFRPGACVFSLTDIQEMDALVSSISAFEIKEAGPLILTWAVCVCLISSLPAKEENIVLMEIDHVGYLQQAFESASLSYFIEILDSDLLKESDGSLAGCRNIFRTFISAFIASYELNLQLEDSTLNLILDILCKIYRGEESLCCQFWDRKSFIDGPIRCLLCNLESEFPFRTVELIRLLSSLCEGSWPTECVYNFLDKSVGISSLFQVTNESLMDDMSQIVETNLPLPVPGVESLFIPRKTRGHVLKVIGGNTALVRWEYAQSGLLILILRLAQELYSESNDDVYLTLDLINRMVSFNKAITFSLMNIGNSFYIQEPDMNRQMEGNLWVVEIISAVIKKLSPSSEGCAVMSVGVSILAKMLKCAPSHVAAVSLRTNIFEMTLKTTTFKVGHDGLSSGSLFISAKLAKMLLIDSEQNEYDNPLAISVLEFTLQLLETRSESDFVLALIVFSLQYILINHEYWKYKVKHVRWKVTLKVLEVMKTCIMSISYSGKFSMAIRNILLSDSSIHCAIFRLIGTTKQTLENLYVSRLVELPEIEGFELAICSALDILYIMLSKFSEDVSHSLAIFHQAILSSSTKTIPVVAAVISLMSYSNNSAIQVGAAKVLSSLLIMADYLHPMSSNVCFSLDDKQIADLKHTVKITLSEEMDWNEDWFITIINLLTSAARHQPPFLVAILAPKVDNSSGPQESQDSSLLDALVQYVERAGHYINSNPHMLLIVIDFLKTLWQGAVQYMDLLECLKRSKMFWKQLSNCIALCTSTNTSLPENLTELEAQGLAYKYRCQSVVLEIMACEMFLKNKLLHAEVLSNKAIQSKDRAQNEVQTEKSNSANDSDLKDILSSWCEMSILGNLIKSYTVYEYNDEICYRAKVASSLLIVHVMRRLESGDPGSLSVSLLEKIQVTLENLSCQPSFSELLGQYSQRGYSMGKELKSLILKDLYYHLQGELEGRKIGFGPFKELSLYLVESKCFEIYQQKYYEERHSDVGNIRMYDIIQIENDLALCMWDYTEWKECRAIAETMLDWMQQVNSMVLLSSSKLSALKALLTVLTVYENTSLEKKVTTAWKIPDELSLSYITHVCQSLHLTIESLAPVLDASKEILGFLSAQAELLFHLVRSVRGRLHSSVCSLILKTSGSGLKMLNEIKSSSIIEIDKTKKIFLMLLLFTVNKTPDRESEGLGEISNVCLGLLQILCSCINTSEHRSLSLATIDFILRSSLTPKTWFPIIQKDLQLQHVIVKLREDNSLASVSITLKFLLTLAHVRGGAEMLLSSGFFPSLRVMFDNLLDGRPSTIITNSNGFLNLPEKDEKPQNIWGLGLAVITAMFDSLGESSYTNLMDNVMPYLFTEKACLIYYYLDAPDFPSDNHDKKRLRAQRKQTSLNALRETEQTLLLMCTLTKQWNLWVKAMKEMDSQLREKSIHLLAFISRGIHRLGESTGKAAPLLCPPILKEELQWCREPSLLNNSNGWFALSAICCASKPNLSAVSATCTALVVKSQSTEATNAVAPTYFSDLVGLQIYRIAFLLLKFLCLEAKGAIKRSEEVGFIDLAHFPELPMPEILHGLQDQAISIVSEVCNANTGKPVHPEIQEVCVLLLQIMEMALQLEHCVVQICGIRAVLGRMEDFSKEIKLLLEAMEGHIFLKTATKSVKQMIAFVYPGLLQT, from the exons ATG GATGCTGATCTTTTTACTTTGTGGGCTGAGGAGACACTGATTGAAGACAATTTGATTTTGAACATTCTATTCCTCACTTATTATGAGTCACTCTGTACTTGTAATGGTGAAACATGGAAAAAACTATGCTCTCTTTACAAG GGGATCTTATATGGGTCTTATAACTTTGGAAAATTAGCAGTATCAGATGAGGCACTAAAATCTTCTTATCATGCCAAAGTCCAGTTACTACTCATCCTTATGGAAACTTTGAACTTGGAAAATCTTCTTCAATTAGTCTATGATGAAACTCCTTTCAG GCCAGGTGCTTGTGTATTTTCCTTAACTGATATTCAGGAGATGGATGCATTAGTATCTAGTATCAGTGCGTTTGAAATTAAAGAAGCTGGTCCATTAATACTTACATGGGCAGTATGTGTCTGCCTAATTTCATCACTTCCtgcaaaagaagaaaatatTGTCCTGATG GAGATTGATCATGTTGGTTATCTACAACAAGCATTTGAAAGTGCATCACTGAGTTATTTCATAGAAATTCTGGATAGTGACTTACTAAAGGAGTCAGAC GGATCTCTTGCTGGTTGTCGCAACATCTTTAGAACTTTCATTTCTGCATTTATTGCTTCATATGAGCTAAATCTTCAG TTAGAAGACAGTACCCTTAATCTCATATTAGATATTCTTTGCAAAATCTATCGAGGAGAG GAGTCACTGTGCTGTCAATTTTGGGATAGGAAAAGCTTTATTGATGGCCCTATTCGGTGTCTTCTCTGTAACTTAGAGAGTGAATTTCCCTTCAGGACTGTAGAACTTATTCGCCTTTTATCATCACTTTGTGAAGGAAGTTGGCCAACAGAATGCGT GTATAACTTTCTTGATAAATCTGTTGGTATATCATCCTTGTTTCAAGTTACTAATGAATCCCTGATGGACGACATGTCACAAATTGTTGAGACTAACCTGCCATTGCCTGTTCCGGGGGTGGAAAGTTTGTTTATTCCCAGGAAAACTCGTGGTCATGTCCTAAAAGTTATTGGTGGGAATACTGCTCTTGTGCGCTGGGAG TATGCACAATCTGGGCTGCTTATCCTGATCCTGCGTCTTGCGCAAGAGCTGTATTCGGAGAGCAATGATGATGTTTATCTCACACTTGACCTTATTAATCGGATGGTTTCTTTCAACAAG GCTATAACTTTTTCTTTGATGAACATTGGAAATTCATTTTATATTCAAGAACCTGACATGAATAGGCAAATGGAAGGGAATTTGTG GGTGGTTGAAATTATATCTGCTGTGATAAAAAAATTGTCTCCTAGTTCTGAAGGTTGTGCGGTGATGTCTGTGGGTGTTAGTATTTTGGCAAAGATGTTGAAATG TGCTCCTTCTCATGTTGCTGCTGTTTCTCTGAGAACAAATATATTCGAGATGACTCTAAAGACAACTACTTTCAAAGTTGGCCATGATGGCTTATCAAG TGGATCGCTGTTCATTTCTGCAAAGCTGGCGAAAATGCTCTTGATAGATTCTGAGCAGAATGAATATGACAATCCTTTAGCAATATCAG TGCTTGAGTTTACCTTGCAGCTTCTGGAGACAAGATCAGAAAGTGATTTTGTTCTCGCATTGATTGTGTTCTCTCTACAGTATATTCTGATTAATCATGAGTACTGGAAATACAAAGTGAAGCATGTCAGATGGAAAGTGACATTGAAG GTTTTGGAAGTGATGAAAACATGCATTATGTCAATCTCATATTCTGGAAAGTTCAGTATGGCTATCCGTAATATATTACTCTCTGATTCTTCTATCCATTGTGCAATCTTTCGACTCATTGGTACAACAAAGCAAACTTTAGAG AACCTTTATGTAAGCCGCCTGGTTGAGCTTCCAGAGATTGAAGGCTTCGAGCTTGCAATTTGTTCTGCTTTGGACATTCTTTATATCATGCTTTCAAAATTTTCTGAG GACGTTTCACACAGTCTTGCAATCTTTCACCAAGCAATATTGTCATCCTCAACGAAAACAATTCCTGTTGTTGCGGCAGTTATATCCTTGATGTCATATTCTAATAATTCT GCGATCCAGGTTGGTGCTGCTAAGGTATTATCTTCATTGTTGATAATGGCAGACTATTTACATCCTATGTCTAGCAATGTTTGCTTTTCTCTGGATGATAAACAG ATTGCAGATTTAAAGCATACTGTAAAAATCACATTATCTGAAGAGATGGATTGGAATGAAGATTGGTTCATTACTATAATCAATCTGCTTACTTCTGCTGCACGCCATCAG CCTCCTTTTCTTGTCGCTATATTAGCTCCGAAAGTTGACAATTCCAGTGGCCCACAAGAGTCCCAGGACTCAAGTCTGCTTGATGCACTTGTGCAATATGTAGAAAGAGCTGGTCATTATATTAACAG CAATCCCCACATGCTGCTTATTGTAATTGATTTCCTGAAGACATTATGGCAAGGGGCTGTTCAGTATATGGATCTCTTAGAGTGTCTGAAGAGATCAAAAATGTTCTGGAAGCAACTATCCAACTGCATTGCATTATGTACAAGCACAAATACATCTCTGCCTGAAAATTTGACCGAATTGGAGGCACAAGGCTTGGCATACAAATATCGTTGTCAATCTGTTGTACTGGAAATAATGGCGTGCGAGATGTTTCTGAAGAATAAGTTGTTACATGCTGAGGTTCTATCAAATAAGGCCATTCAATCTAAAGATAGAGCGCAAAATGAAGTGCAAACGGAAAAATCAAATTCGGCAAATGATTCTGATTTGAAGGATATCTTGTCAAGTTGGTGTGAGATGTCCATTTTGGGGAACCTAATTAAGTCATATACTGTCTATGAATATAATGATGAAATTTGTTATCGTGCAAAG GTTGCTTCCAGTTTGTTAATTGTTCATGTGATGAGGAGACTAGAATCTGGAGATCCTGGAAGTTTGTCAGTGTCATTACTTGAGAAGATTCAAGTTACTTTGGAAAAC TTGAGCTGTCAGCCTTCCTTTTCTGAACTGTTGGGTCAATACTCCCAACGGGGTTACAG CATGGGGAAGGAACTAAAAAGTCTAATTCTCAAGGATCTTTACTATCATCTACAAGGGGAGCTTGAAGGCCGTAAAATTGGTTTTGGGCCATTCAAAGAACTCTCTCTGTATTTGGTTGAATCGAAGTGTTTTGAGATCTACCAACAGAAGTACTATGAGGAACGCCATTCAGATGTTGGAAATATACGCATGTATGATATCATTCAAATCGAAAACGACTTGGCGCTATGTATGTGGGATTATACTGAGTGGAAAGAATGCAGAGCAATTGCAGAaactatgttggattggatgcAGCAAGTGAATTCAATGGTTTTGCTTTCAAGTTCAAAGCTTTCAGCACTTAAAGCATTGTTAACTGTATTGACTGTGTATGAAAATACT TCATTGGAGAAAAAGGTTACAACTGCGTGGAAGATTCCTGATGAACTCTCTCTGTCATATATTACCCATGTGTGCCAAAGTTTGCATCTCACAATAGAATCGTTGGCTCCAGTTCTTGATGCCTCAAAAGAGATCCTTGGTTTCCTTTCAGCGCAAGCAGAACTACTTTTCCATCTTGTAAGGTCAGTCAGGGGCAGGTTGCATTCATCTGTTTGTTCACTTATCTTAAAAACCTCTGGTTCTGGCCTTAAAATGCTGAATGAAATCAAGTCATCATCCATTATCGAGATTGATAAAACCAAGAAAATATTTCTTATGTTGCTTCTCTTCACTGTGAATAAAACTCCAGATAGGGAATCTGAAGGCTTAGGTGAAATTTCAAATGTCTGCCTGGGGCTATTGCAAATTCTGTGCAGCTGCATTAATACTTCGGAGCATCGTAGCCTCTCATTGGCTACCATTGACTTTATACTTAGGAGTTCATTGACACCTAAGACTTGGTTTCCCATTATACAGAAAGATCTCCAGTTGCAGCATGTCATTGTGAAGCTTCGAGAAGATAATTCTCTTGCATCTGTTTCAATAACATTGAAGTTCCTCTTGACTCTGGCACATGTTAGAGGAGGTGCCGAGATGCTCCTCAGTTCTGGGTTTTTTCCATCGCTTAGGGTAATGTTTGACAATTTGTTGGATGGTAGGCCTTCCACAATAATTACTAATAGCAATGGGTTTCTTAACTTACCTGAAAAAGATGAAAAGCCTCAAAATATATGGGGCCTTGGCTTGGCTGTTATCACAGCTATGTTTGATTCGCTGGGAGAAAGTTCTTATACTAATCTCATGGACAATGTGATGCCTTACTTGTTTACAGAAAAGGCTTGTTTGATTTATTACTATCTTGATGCCCCTGACTTTCCATCAGATAATCATGATAAGAAAAGACTTCGGGCACAAAGAAAGCAAACTTCTTTGAATGCTCTAAGGGAAACAGAGCAAACTCTTTTGTTGATGTGTACTCTAACAAAGCAGTGGAATTTATGGGTGAAGGCGATGAAAGAAATGGATTCACAGTTGAGAGAGAAGAGTATCCATCTGTTGGCTTTCATTAGCCGAGGAATTCATCGCCTTGGAGAATCTACTGGCAAAGCCGCCCCTCTTTTATGTCCTCCTATCCTGAAAGAGGAATTACAGTGGTGCAGGGAGCCATCTTTGCTTAACAACAGTAATGGATGGTTTGCTCTTTCAGCAATTTGTTGTGCTTCGAAGCCTAACCTTTCTGCTGTCTCAGCCACCTGTACTGCTCTTGTAGTCAAGAGTCAATCAACTGAAGCCACTAATGCTGTTGCTCCAACATATTTCTCAGACTTAGTTGGCTTGCAGATTTACAGAATCGCATTTCTTCTCTTGAAATTTCTCTGCTTAGAAGCAAAGGGTGCTATTAAAAGGTCTGAGGAAGTAGGATTTATTGATCTTGCTCATTTTCCTGAGCTTCCAATGCCAGAGATATTACATGGCCTGCAG GATCAAGCTATTTCAATTGTTTCGGAAGTGTGTAATGCGAACACGGGGAAGCCAGTTCATCCTGAAATCCAGGAAGTTTGTGTTTTGCTGCTTCAAATAATGGAAATGGCATTGCAGCTAGAGCATTGTGTTGTGCAGATTTGCGGAATAAGAGCTGTACTGGGCCGCATGGAGGATTTCTCCAAAGAAATCAAACTGTTGTTAGAAG CAATGGAGGGGCATATTTTCTTAAAAACAGCAACAAAATCTGTGAAACAGATGATAGCTTTCGTTTATCCTGGATTATTACAAACCTAA